The Polyangium aurulentum genomic interval TCATCAACCAGCTCCGGCACAAGATCGGGGTCACGTTCGGCAACCCCGAGACGACGACAGGAGGCAACGCCCTCAAGTTCTACTCGAGCGTGCGCCTCGATGTCCGTCGCATCGGGGCGTTGAAGGTCGGCGACGACGTGGTCGGGTCGAAGACGCGCGTGAAGGTCGTGAAGAACAAGTGCGCGCCACCGTTCCGCGAGGCCGAGTTCGACATCCGCTGGGGGACGGGCATCGACATCTCGGGTGATCTCCTCGACTTTGCCCTCGCGTGCGGCATCGTCGAGAAGAGCGGGGCGTACTTGTCCTTCCGCGGCGAGACGCTCGGCCAGGGCCGGGAGAAGGCGCGCGAGGCGATCAAGGGATCGATGGGCGTGGCGCTTCGGAGCGCGGTCGAGAGCGCGCTCGCGCAGCGAACGGCGGCGCAGTAGTCGGTGCCCAGGAAGAACGAGCTCTCCGACGACCCGATCGCCGTGACGTCCGACGGGGGCGTCTACGCGAATGCGACCCACCTGGGGATCGACGTGGCGAAGCTTCTGCCGCATGTCCCTGGGGTTGGAAGGGTGTTTGTCGGTGTCCGCCTCTCGCGTGGTGAGGTGAAGAAGCTCCTCGCGGTGGCTGACGACGCTCTCGCCGAGGGCGTCGCCAAGATCGCCTCAAGGCGCTCTCAGCGGAGCAAGAAGAAGTAGATCAGCGCGTCGTCGGAGTCGCCGAGGCGACTCGCAGGACTTCTGACGCGCGCCCAGCCCCTCTCGGAGGGTTTCATGTTCACGGAGAAGCAGCCGGGGGCCAGGCGGGTCGCCCTCGTGGGTTGCGCCGCGCTGAAGAGCAGGAGGCCGGCGCCAGCCAAGGACTTCTACACGTCGGCGCTCTTTCGCGCCGCCTACGCGTACGCCGAGAAGACGTGCGACGTGGTGACCATCGTCTCGGCCTTCTACGGCGCGGTCGCTCCAAAAACCGTGCTTCACCCGTACGACCGAAACCTCCAGAAACTCCGCAAGAGCGACCGCGAAGATTGGGGCGCGCGGACGGTCGGTGAAGTGTTGCCGTCGTTCAGCGTGCCTCCGCAGCTCGTGATCCTGGCCGGGAAGGTGTATGCCGATGCGCTCGTGCATGGAGCGCATTGGCATAACCTTCCGAGGCCCGAGCAGCCCTTGCGGGGGATTCGGGGATGCGGGGCACGGGTGGCGTGGCTGAAGGGGCATACGCCGAACGGTGGGAAATCGTGCCTGGGGAAACAGCGGAGCTTACCGGACCCGTGCCTCGCACGGGGATGCAGGTAGGGCCTCGACGAACGGTGAAGCGTCGGAGTGGTGGGGACCGAGTGGCCACCACTCTTTTAGCTTCTCGTTCTCTCGTCGTTCACCGCACGGAGTTCAGATGGTTGGCCTCGCGTCCGGATCGGGCCTCAGGCCTGGATTCGCTCCCGCCGAGCGCGCCCGAGCAGCCCGTCCTCTTCATCCGTTGCCGCGAAGCTGCGGAGGCGGACCATCGACGCGTTGCTCGACAAGATCGGCGACCTCTACTGTGCCGACACGCGTCACCGCGGTGACCTCATCGACGGCGACCAAAAAGCCGTTTACGTTCGCCTGTACGCGGGCACGCACGATGGGCACCACGAACTGCTGCCGCCGCGATCCAAGACGACATAGTCTTCTTGACGAGTCGAGCGGTCCTCACGACTGTACGCTGTTTTACACTCCCGTTGGGGTTGCTGCTGCAATGCCCTGTACAAACGCCTCCATGAAATCGGACCCCACGAAGGGCACCTGGGCGTATTGCAGCCCTGTTGCTCCTTCGAGCTTTGCAAGCAGATGCCCCTTACCGAGCAGCCGCTCGGCCCCCTTCTCGCCGAGCGCGATCTCCGACGTGCCCTCGGAGTCGACGCGCAGGATCAGGCGGTTCCCAAGGTTCGCGCGCAACTGCATCGGCATGACGTTGGAGTCCGGGCGCTGCGCGGCGAAGACGAGGTAGATGCCCGCGGCCCGCGCCTTCACGCCGAGCCGGCCGACGATCGAGGTGACCTCGTTCTTGTATTCGTCGATGAGCATCCACTCGGCGAACTCGTCGTGAATGAGCCATAGCGTCGGGAGTCGCTCGTTGGCATTGACCTTCTTGTTGTATGCGGCCAGGTTCGGCGCCTTGGCAGCCTTGAATTTCCCGTATCGGGCGTCCATCTCGTCCACCAGCGCCCGCAGGCGTTCCAGCGCGGCCGGCTGCTCAGAGATCAGGCCATCGCGAAGGTGCGGCAACCCCTCGAACTCGAAGTAGTCGACGCCGAGCTTCGGATCGATGAGCACGATCTCGGCCTGCTGCACGGTGTTCGTCGCGGCGATGCCCAGGATGATGTTCTGCATGAGCACCGACTTGCCACTGCCGGTCGAACCTGCGATTAGCGTGTGCGGCGCGTGCAGGCGCCCGGGGGAGAGAATGAGGAGCGCCCCATCGGCTTCGCGCACACCGACGAGCAGGTCATTATTGCCGCACTGCGAGTCGGGACACCACTGCGCCCACAGGTCCTGAAGCCGAACGATTCGGCGCGTGGGTCGCTCGATCGCGAGCGTGATCGCTCCAGGTTCGGGCTGCACGGCGATGACGGGCAGCCCGTACGTCGTGAGGAGCTCCGAGCGTCGTTTTGTAATTTGATCTACGGTCAGGTTGGCGCTTCCGGCGAACTTGAGCAGCGCGCTGTTCGGGGTAAGGGTTGCACCAAGTACCTTGGCCTGAAGTTGGAACTGCTGAAGCGCGTTCCTGGTCCGGGTTTCCACCGTCTTCAGCCACTCGCGATCCTGGTCGGTGTCGACCTCAGCAGCGGTCCCAGCTACGAGCCCCGCGACCGCGGGGTACGCCCAGCCGGCCGGCTGCCTGGTCGAAGCGTCCGCGGAGGGAGGGGGTGCGGCTCCGGAGGTGGGGCCTCTCGACCCTGGCGGAGAGCTAGACGGCCCCGGGGGAGGCGGCATATGCGGTGCGCCCGCCTTCGGCGGCGGCTCGCTCGGCTTCTTGCTGCCCGACCCCATGCTGATGACGATCGATGCCCTATCTGTCGGAACCCGGTAGGTCCGCTCCTCCCAGATATTGTCCCCCGGGATCTGCTGCCGCAGGGGCATGGGATCCTCGTTCCGGAAGTAGCGAAGCAGGAGTTCACGGAGTTGTGGTCGCCCGAAGACTTCTTGGTAGGCACCATCCATGCCGGGAAGCGCCGCGCGCGATGCACACTCCCCTGCCTCGTCTGAGTCGGGCACGAACAGATGGGAGTAGCCGCGCACGTAGATCCCGCATCGTCCCTCACGTACCGATCGCCGCCAGTCGGCCAGGTTGATGGCCGCGCTTGCGGGGAACTGCACGCCGTCGAGAATCAGGTCTGACAGCCGCGCCAGCCACAGGTCGCGGTCGAGCCGCGCCGGGTTCCCGAAGACCGCGTCGTTGATCCGACGCATCGTGTCTCGCAACTGCTTTTGCGACTCTTTTCGCTTGCCAGGAAGGCCCGCCGACGCGATGTACTTCGCCTCCGACACGACCATGGCGAGGCGCAACCCGCCGTCAGCGGTGTGCTCCGGGCTCAGCGCGAGCACGTCAGCGATCTGCTCCTCACGCTGACCGAGCCACTCCGCATAGTCGTCCAGGAAGTACCATCCAAAGAACTGGTTCGGCTCGAGTTCCCATCGGATGAGGTACCGACTTAGCACGACTCCTAGGAGCTCGTTCGCGTTCCGCCCTCGCTTCGCCGCTCGGAGTACGATGTCGCCCGAGATCGTGCTCGCGTCGTCGATGAGCCGCCCGGTCAGGTCTCGGAGCTCGTTGGGACAGAGGCCCAATGCGAGCTGCGTCAGGCGCTCCTTCACCATCGAGT includes:
- a CDS encoding DUF6884 domain-containing protein, producing the protein MFTEKQPGARRVALVGCAALKSRRPAPAKDFYTSALFRAAYAYAEKTCDVVTIVSAFYGAVAPKTVLHPYDRNLQKLRKSDREDWGARTVGEVLPSFSVPPQLVILAGKVYADALVHGAHWHNLPRPEQPLRGIRGCGARVAWLKGHTPNGGKSCLGKQRSLPDPCLARGCR